One window of the Quadrisphaera setariae genome contains the following:
- a CDS encoding amino acid ABC transporter ATP-binding protein, which translates to MDGKPLLEAAGLVKSFGETRVLRGVDLAVPAGTVSVLIGPSGSGKTTVLRCLNALERPEAGLVRIGDVSVDFAALPQQGRRAALRAETRLRAQSGMVFQAHHLFPHRSALENLLEGPVVVQGRPREEARAEALVLLERVGLKGREDSLPSQLSGGQQQRVGIARALAIRPQVVLFDEPTSALDPELVGEVLAVMRDLAEGGTTMVVVTHEIRFAQQVADQVLFLDGGVVVERGPAAQVIADPREERTRRFLRRLLDPL; encoded by the coding sequence GTGGACGGGAAGCCCCTGCTGGAGGCCGCCGGCCTGGTGAAGTCCTTCGGCGAGACCCGCGTCCTGCGCGGCGTCGACCTCGCCGTGCCGGCCGGCACCGTGAGCGTGCTCATCGGCCCGTCGGGCTCGGGCAAGACGACGGTGCTGCGCTGCCTCAACGCCCTCGAGCGCCCGGAAGCGGGCCTGGTGCGCATCGGTGACGTGTCCGTCGACTTCGCCGCACTGCCGCAGCAGGGACGCCGCGCCGCCCTGCGCGCCGAGACCCGGCTGCGGGCCCAGAGCGGCATGGTCTTCCAGGCCCACCACCTCTTCCCCCACCGCTCGGCCCTGGAGAACCTCCTCGAGGGGCCCGTCGTCGTCCAGGGCCGCCCGCGGGAGGAGGCCCGCGCGGAGGCGCTGGTGCTGCTCGAGCGCGTGGGCCTCAAGGGCCGCGAGGACTCCCTGCCCTCGCAGCTGTCGGGAGGGCAGCAGCAGCGCGTGGGCATCGCCCGGGCGCTCGCGATCCGCCCGCAGGTGGTGCTCTTCGACGAGCCGACCTCCGCGCTCGACCCGGAGCTGGTGGGCGAGGTGCTCGCGGTCATGCGCGACCTCGCCGAGGGCGGCACCACGATGGTGGTGGTCACCCACGAGATCCGCTTCGCCCAGCAGGTGGCCGACCAGGTGCTCTTCCTCGACGGCGGCGTGGTGGTCGAGCGCGGCCCGGCGGCGCAGGTGATCGCCGACCCGCGCGAGGAGCGCACGCGCCGCTTCCTGCGGCGCCTGCTCGACCCGCTCTGA
- a CDS encoding CoA-binding protein codes for MTLTVDNTRTWVGPTAPERLALLREAKSIAIVGASENQARASFFVATYLLSSSPYDVCFINPRAKEILGHPVYPTLADLPVVPDVVDVFRRHDDLPSVLDEVLELRETKGGGTSPSVLWLQLGSWHEEVARRAEAAGVSVVMDRCVKIEHARFHGGLHLAGFDTGVISSRRQIRA; via the coding sequence ATGACGCTCACCGTGGACAACACCCGCACCTGGGTGGGGCCGACCGCCCCCGAGCGCCTCGCGCTGCTGCGCGAGGCGAAGAGCATCGCGATCGTCGGCGCGTCGGAGAACCAGGCCCGGGCCAGCTTCTTCGTGGCGACCTACCTGCTCTCCAGCTCCCCGTACGACGTCTGCTTCATCAACCCGCGGGCGAAGGAGATCCTCGGCCACCCGGTCTACCCGACCCTGGCCGACCTGCCCGTGGTGCCCGACGTGGTGGACGTCTTCCGCCGCCACGACGACCTGCCGAGCGTGCTCGACGAGGTCCTCGAGCTGCGCGAGACGAAGGGCGGTGGCACCTCACCGTCCGTGCTCTGGCTGCAGCTGGGCTCGTGGCACGAGGAGGTCGCCCGGCGCGCCGAGGCCGCCGGCGTCTCGGTGGTCATGGACCGCTGCGTGAAGATCGAGCACGCCCGCTTCCACGGCGGCCTCCACCTCGCGGGCTTCGACACCGGAGTCATCTCCAGCCGGCGGCAGATCCGCGCCTGA
- a CDS encoding FAD-dependent oxidoreductase, with product MAEDTDTTPDLTRGVRLGDLPLDGVLAGALGTGDDAEQVLLTRYLDDDGETRLSALSGTCTHVGAPLAKGLRTGNLVRCPFHHACFDLRSGEALLAPAYEPLTRYDVEVSGQGEDAVVRVTGPSEEPAPGPDAATGAASGALHRVVVVGGGAAGFAAVERLRREGYDGELVLVSAEPHVPVDRTQLSKFYLAGAKPKDALPLLAEDWYAEHGVELRLGSEATVLDTAQKRLTVRAADGATTVLGYDALVLAPGSEPVRPDLPGFGRDEVHVLRTLADADALLAAVGDSPGSRRAVVLGAGFIGLEAAAVLREKGVDVSVVATSEVPLRRQMGEDVGRAVRAAHEAEGVAFVTGRAARWNDGVLELEDGTRAPADGRADLLVVGTGVAPRLDLAKSADLELADDEQGGGVLVDACGRTSAPGVWAAGDVASWPDATTGRRRRVEHWAQAQRQGAAAALAVLGRSGEEGLAEPAFFWTKQFSRQYRLAGDVPDLSGGEGSGSAEVDGSLADGDAVVRYRDAHGRVTAVAGVGRDLEVLRLEEELLRP from the coding sequence GTGGCTGAAGACACCGACACGACCCCCGACCTCACCCGCGGCGTGCGCCTGGGCGACCTCCCCCTCGACGGCGTGCTCGCCGGTGCCCTCGGCACCGGCGACGACGCCGAGCAGGTGCTGCTCACCCGCTACCTCGACGACGACGGCGAGACCCGCCTCTCCGCCCTCTCCGGGACGTGCACTCACGTCGGGGCGCCGCTGGCGAAGGGCCTGCGCACGGGGAACCTCGTGCGCTGCCCGTTCCACCACGCCTGCTTCGACCTCCGCTCCGGCGAGGCGCTCCTGGCCCCGGCCTACGAGCCGCTCACGCGGTACGACGTCGAGGTCAGCGGGCAGGGCGAGGACGCCGTCGTCCGCGTGACCGGTCCGTCCGAGGAGCCCGCACCCGGACCGGACGCCGCGACGGGCGCAGCCAGCGGGGCGCTGCACCGCGTCGTCGTCGTGGGGGGTGGGGCCGCGGGGTTCGCGGCGGTGGAGCGGCTGCGCCGGGAGGGCTACGACGGCGAGCTGGTGCTCGTCTCCGCCGAGCCGCACGTGCCCGTCGACAGGACCCAGCTGAGCAAGTTCTACCTGGCCGGGGCCAAGCCGAAGGACGCCCTGCCGCTGCTCGCGGAGGACTGGTACGCCGAGCACGGCGTCGAGCTGCGCCTGGGCAGCGAGGCCACGGTCCTCGACACCGCGCAGAAGCGCCTCACCGTGCGCGCGGCCGACGGTGCCACGACGGTGCTGGGCTACGACGCACTGGTGCTCGCCCCCGGCTCGGAGCCGGTGCGTCCGGACCTGCCGGGCTTCGGCCGCGACGAGGTGCACGTGCTGCGCACCCTCGCCGACGCCGACGCCCTCCTCGCTGCCGTCGGCGACTCCCCCGGGTCCCGGCGCGCGGTCGTGCTGGGCGCCGGGTTCATCGGCCTGGAGGCCGCCGCGGTGCTGCGCGAGAAGGGCGTGGACGTCTCCGTGGTGGCCACCTCCGAGGTGCCGCTGCGCCGCCAGATGGGCGAGGACGTCGGCCGGGCGGTCCGTGCCGCGCACGAGGCGGAGGGGGTCGCCTTCGTCACCGGTCGTGCGGCCCGGTGGAACGACGGGGTGCTCGAGCTCGAGGACGGCACGCGCGCCCCGGCCGACGGCCGCGCCGACCTCCTCGTGGTCGGCACCGGAGTCGCCCCCCGCCTCGACCTGGCGAAGAGCGCCGACCTGGAGCTCGCCGACGACGAGCAGGGCGGTGGTGTGCTCGTCGACGCCTGCGGACGCACCTCGGCCCCCGGCGTGTGGGCAGCCGGTGACGTGGCCTCCTGGCCGGACGCGACCACGGGCCGTCGTCGTCGGGTGGAGCACTGGGCGCAGGCGCAGCGCCAGGGCGCAGCGGCCGCCCTGGCCGTCCTCGGGCGCAGCGGGGAGGAGGGCCTGGCGGAGCCGGCGTTCTTCTGGACCAAGCAGTTCAGCAGGCAGTACCGGCTCGCCGGCGACGTGCCGGACCTCTCCGGCGGTGAAGGCAGCGGCTCGGCGGAGGTCGACGGCTCGTTGGCCGACGGTGACGCCGTGGTCCGCTACCGCGACGCCCACGGCCGCGTCACCGCGGTGGCCGGCGTGGGGCGCGACCTGGAGGTGCTCCGCCTGGAGGAGGAGCTCCTGCGCCCCTGA
- a CDS encoding Fpg/Nei family DNA glycosylase, translating to MPEGHTLHRLARSVRDAFGGRVVEASSPQGRFADGAALLDGHRVVRSDAVGKHLLVGFSPAAASARREPQRWLHVHLGLYGKVFFGAADAGVDAAVDRGERDDGERGGAVAGPPAPVGQVRLRLVTLDAAEGAGPLRWADLRGPTACQVMVRPEVDALRARLGPDPLRADDGPERFVERAGRSRVTVGALLMHQDVLAGVGNIYRAEALFRAGVDPFAAGRDVEPERLEGVYEDLRVLMRAGVRSGRIVTTRPVDRGKRDDEVDGTPVRRGQAGAHYVYRRTGLPCRLCSTPVSTTVVEGRNLFWCPSCQAPGTQVSPFEA from the coding sequence GTGCCTGAAGGTCACACCCTCCACCGCCTCGCCCGGTCCGTGCGCGACGCCTTCGGCGGACGCGTCGTCGAGGCGAGCAGCCCGCAGGGCCGCTTCGCCGACGGCGCCGCCCTGCTCGACGGCCACCGCGTGGTGCGCTCCGACGCCGTCGGCAAGCACCTCCTCGTGGGGTTCTCACCGGCCGCGGCCAGCGCCCGCCGGGAGCCGCAGCGATGGCTGCACGTGCACCTGGGCCTCTACGGCAAGGTCTTCTTCGGCGCTGCTGACGCTGGTGTCGACGCTGCGGTCGACCGCGGAGAGCGGGACGACGGCGAGCGCGGCGGCGCGGTCGCCGGGCCTCCGGCCCCCGTCGGCCAGGTGCGGCTGAGGCTCGTCACGCTCGACGCCGCCGAGGGCGCCGGCCCGCTGCGCTGGGCCGACCTGCGCGGCCCGACGGCCTGCCAGGTCATGGTGCGCCCGGAGGTCGACGCGCTCCGCGCTCGGCTCGGCCCGGACCCGCTGCGCGCCGACGACGGCCCCGAGCGCTTCGTGGAGCGGGCCGGGCGCTCGCGGGTGACCGTCGGCGCGCTGCTCATGCACCAGGACGTGCTGGCCGGCGTGGGCAACATCTACCGCGCCGAGGCGCTGTTCCGGGCGGGTGTCGACCCCTTCGCGGCCGGGCGCGACGTCGAGCCGGAGCGGCTGGAGGGCGTCTACGAGGACCTGCGGGTGCTCATGCGCGCCGGCGTGCGGTCCGGCCGGATCGTCACCACGCGCCCCGTCGACCGCGGGAAGCGCGACGACGAGGTGGACGGCACGCCCGTGCGCCGCGGCCAGGCCGGCGCCCACTACGTCTACCGGCGCACGGGCCTGCCGTGCCGGCTGTGCTCCACGCCGGTGTCGACCACCGTGGTGGAGGGCCGCAACCTCTTCTGGTGCCCGTCGTGCCAGGCGCCCGGCACGCAGGTCTCGCCCTTCGAGGCCTGA
- a CDS encoding ribose-5-phosphate isomerase, giving the protein MRVHIASDHAAFELKQHLVQHLSATEHEVVDHGPAAYDALDDYPDFCIPAALGVRADVRAGVPALGIVLGGSGNGEQLAANRVPGIRAALAWSLETAQLARQHNDAHIVSVGARMHSLEDATAIVDAFLATPFSGDERHQRRLDLMTAWEAEHLTER; this is encoded by the coding sequence GTGCGCGTCCACATCGCCAGCGACCACGCCGCCTTCGAGCTCAAGCAGCACCTGGTGCAGCACCTGAGCGCCACGGAGCACGAGGTGGTCGACCACGGCCCAGCGGCCTACGACGCCCTCGACGACTACCCCGACTTCTGCATCCCCGCCGCTCTCGGCGTCCGCGCTGACGTCCGCGCCGGCGTTCCCGCGCTCGGCATCGTCCTGGGCGGCTCCGGCAACGGCGAGCAGCTGGCCGCCAACCGCGTCCCCGGCATCCGCGCGGCGCTCGCGTGGAGCCTCGAGACCGCGCAGCTGGCCCGCCAGCACAACGACGCGCACATCGTCAGCGTGGGCGCGCGCATGCACTCCCTCGAGGACGCCACCGCCATCGTCGACGCGTTCCTCGCCACGCCCTTCAGCGGCGACGAGCGCCACCAGCGCCGCCTCGACCTCATGACCGCCTGGGAGGCCGAGCACCTCACGGAGCGCTGA
- a CDS encoding MFS transporter, with translation MTPVPGAGSAPDDDDGGYLPGSDGLRRASWALFLAGVAVFALLYAPQPLLPLLASDFSQTPAAATLAVSATTASLAVGLLVAGPLSERFGRTRLVHASLVASSALGLVAVLAPTWDWLVVLRAVQGLALAGLPAVAVAYLREEVHPLAAGRATGLYVGGNAIGGMLGRLLSSGLAELGGWKAAQGGVAVLGLVCAALVWWLLPRSRRFTPAPAGLRALGRRTRGVVTDPALLGLYGLSLALMGSFVAVWNAIGFRLEASPYSLGPAAAGLVFTVYALGSVASAQGGRLADGLGRRVVVPVAVLVMGAGLAATAASPLWAVVAGMAVFTAGFFAAHGVASGWVAARAGAGGRATAQAASTYLFAYYVGSSLGGTAGGAAWSAGGWSSVVLLAGGAALVALLLTGLLARTRSLLPPPSSSPPSPPSAPETA, from the coding sequence GTGACCCCCGTCCCCGGCGCCGGCTCTGCACCGGACGACGACGACGGGGGGTACCTCCCCGGATCGGACGGGCTCCGCCGGGCCTCGTGGGCGCTGTTCCTCGCCGGGGTGGCGGTGTTCGCGCTGCTCTACGCCCCGCAGCCGCTGCTGCCCCTGCTGGCGTCGGACTTCTCCCAGACGCCGGCGGCCGCCACCCTCGCGGTCTCGGCCACCACGGCCTCGCTGGCGGTGGGCCTGCTCGTGGCCGGCCCGCTCTCGGAGCGGTTCGGGCGGACGCGCCTCGTGCACGCCTCGCTGGTGGCCTCCAGCGCCCTGGGGCTGGTGGCGGTGCTGGCGCCCACGTGGGACTGGCTGGTGGTGCTGCGCGCCGTGCAGGGGCTGGCGCTGGCGGGACTGCCCGCCGTCGCCGTCGCCTACCTGCGCGAGGAGGTGCACCCGCTGGCCGCGGGCCGCGCCACGGGCCTGTACGTCGGCGGCAACGCCATCGGCGGCATGCTCGGGCGGCTGCTGTCGTCGGGACTGGCGGAGCTGGGCGGGTGGAAGGCCGCGCAGGGGGGCGTGGCCGTGCTGGGCCTGGTCTGCGCGGCGCTCGTGTGGTGGCTGCTGCCGCGCTCGCGCCGCTTCACCCCGGCACCGGCGGGGCTGCGGGCGCTCGGGCGGCGCACGCGCGGCGTGGTCACCGATCCCGCTCTGCTGGGGCTGTACGGGCTGTCGCTGGCGCTGATGGGCTCCTTCGTGGCCGTCTGGAACGCCATCGGCTTCCGCCTGGAGGCGTCCCCGTACTCTCTGGGGCCGGCCGCCGCAGGACTGGTCTTCACCGTCTACGCGCTCGGGTCGGTCGCCTCGGCGCAGGGCGGTCGGCTCGCGGACGGGCTCGGCCGTCGCGTCGTCGTCCCGGTGGCGGTGCTCGTGATGGGCGCCGGGCTGGCCGCCACCGCCGCGTCGCCGCTGTGGGCCGTGGTGGCGGGGATGGCGGTGTTCACCGCAGGGTTCTTCGCCGCCCACGGCGTGGCCAGCGGCTGGGTCGCGGCGCGCGCCGGCGCCGGCGGCCGCGCCACCGCGCAGGCGGCGTCCACGTACCTGTTCGCCTACTACGTCGGGTCGTCCCTGGGCGGCACGGCCGGGGGAGCTGCGTGGTCGGCAGGGGGGTGGAGCTCGGTGGTGCTCCTCGCGGGCGGGGCGGCGCTCGTGGCGCTGCTGCTCACGGGCCTGCTGGCCCGCACGCGCTCGCTGCTGCCCCCACCGTCGTCGTCCCCGCCGTCCCCACCGTCCGCGCCAGAGACAGCCTGA
- a CDS encoding amino acid ABC transporter permease, with protein MDWELLRTSAWPLLQGLVLGTIPLTALSFVLGLAIAVVVALMRLSPVKLVSGLGRVYVSAIRGTPLLVQLFIVFYALPSLGVTIDPWPSAIIAFSLNVGGYAAEVVRSAVLSVPRGQWEAAATVGMGYGTTLRRVVMPQAARLAVPPLSNTLISLVKDTSLASTVLVTEMFRVAQQIAAPTYQFFTLYGLAAVYYWVVCVVLSAVQDRLEGRLNRYVTA; from the coding sequence ATCGACTGGGAGCTGCTGCGCACGTCGGCGTGGCCGCTGCTGCAGGGGCTGGTGCTGGGCACCATCCCGCTGACGGCGCTGTCCTTCGTGCTCGGGCTCGCCATCGCCGTCGTCGTCGCCCTGATGCGGCTCTCGCCGGTGAAGCTCGTCTCGGGCCTGGGGAGGGTGTACGTCTCCGCCATCCGCGGCACGCCGCTGCTGGTGCAGCTCTTCATCGTGTTCTACGCGCTTCCCTCGCTCGGCGTGACCATCGACCCCTGGCCGAGCGCGATCATCGCGTTCAGCCTGAACGTGGGCGGCTACGCGGCCGAGGTGGTGCGCAGCGCCGTCCTCTCGGTGCCGCGGGGCCAGTGGGAGGCCGCGGCCACCGTCGGCATGGGCTACGGCACGACCCTGCGCAGGGTCGTCATGCCGCAGGCGGCCCGCCTGGCCGTGCCCCCGCTGAGCAACACGCTCATCTCGCTGGTGAAGGACACCTCGCTGGCCTCGACGGTCCTCGTGACCGAGATGTTCCGGGTGGCGCAGCAGATCGCCGCTCCCACCTACCAGTTCTTCACGCTGTACGGCCTGGCCGCCGTCTACTACTGGGTGGTGTGCGTGGTGCTGTCGGCCGTGCAGGACCGGCTCGAAGGCCGGCTGAACAGGTACGTGACCGCGTGA
- a CDS encoding amino acid ABC transporter substrate-binding protein, which produces MLRRSPFVLLAAAAALALSACSGGSPADGIVGGSSSAAPSGSASGTGGVLRVASEGTYSPFTYHDQKDGGKLTGYDVDVITAVGQKMGMQVEFTDVTWDAIFAGLEAGRYDVIANQVTVNPERQALYDFSTPYTTSTGAIITRADDTSITSLQSLAGKTTAQSSTSNWAQVASGAGAEVEAVEGFTQAVTLLKQGRVDATVNDDLAALDYLKTTGDTSVKIAAKTDDTSEQAFALGKGSELTPKVDEALAELEADGTLAQISQKYFGEDVSR; this is translated from the coding sequence GTGCTCCGCCGCTCCCCCTTCGTCCTGCTCGCCGCCGCCGCCGCGCTGGCCCTGTCCGCCTGCAGCGGTGGCTCCCCCGCTGACGGCATCGTCGGCGGCAGCTCCAGCGCTGCGCCCTCGGGCTCGGCCTCCGGCACCGGCGGGGTGCTGCGCGTGGCCTCCGAGGGCACCTACTCCCCGTTCACGTACCACGACCAGAAGGACGGCGGGAAGCTCACCGGCTACGACGTCGACGTCATCACCGCGGTCGGCCAGAAGATGGGCATGCAGGTCGAGTTCACCGACGTCACCTGGGACGCGATCTTCGCCGGCCTCGAGGCGGGCCGCTACGACGTCATCGCCAACCAGGTCACGGTGAACCCCGAGCGCCAGGCGCTCTACGACTTCTCCACCCCGTACACGACGTCCACCGGCGCGATCATCACCCGCGCTGACGACACCTCCATCACGTCGCTTCAGTCTCTGGCCGGCAAGACCACGGCGCAGTCGTCCACGAGCAACTGGGCGCAGGTCGCCTCCGGCGCCGGAGCGGAGGTCGAGGCGGTGGAGGGCTTCACCCAGGCGGTCACCCTGCTCAAGCAGGGGCGCGTCGACGCGACCGTCAACGACGACCTCGCCGCCCTGGACTACCTCAAGACCACCGGCGACACCTCGGTGAAGATCGCTGCCAAGACCGACGACACCAGCGAGCAGGCGTTCGCCCTCGGCAAGGGCTCGGAGCTGACGCCGAAGGTCGACGAGGCCCTCGCCGAGCTCGAGGCCGACGGGACGCTGGCCCAGATCTCGCAGAAGTACTTCGGCGAGGACGTCTCCCGGTGA
- a CDS encoding NAD(P)-dependent alcohol dehydrogenase has product MPTTVHARSTAGPGEPFEATTIERRDLGPKDVLIDIAYAGICHSDIHTGRGEWGETLFPLTPGHEIAGTVAEVGSEVTKHAVGDRVGVGCMVDSCRECSECTAGREQNCQKGNVGTYNAIGKDGRPTEGGYSEKIVVDEGFVLRIPEGVDLDVAAPLLCAGITLYSPLSFWKAGPGKQVAIVGMGGLGHMGVKIAHAMGAEVTVLSQSLKKQEDGLRLGADHYVATGDEGALESLRGTFDLIITTISADVDIKPYIAALKPEGVLCTVGLPSKPFQVPAGALIMGRKSLAGSNIGSIAETQEMLDFCAEHHIGAEVEVISGDQIDEAWERVVNSDVRYRFVIDTKTLAPSA; this is encoded by the coding sequence GTGCCCACCACCGTGCACGCCCGCAGCACCGCCGGCCCCGGCGAGCCGTTCGAGGCGACCACCATCGAGCGCCGCGACCTCGGCCCGAAGGACGTCCTCATCGACATCGCCTACGCGGGCATCTGCCACTCCGACATCCACACCGGCCGCGGCGAGTGGGGCGAGACGCTCTTCCCGCTGACCCCCGGTCACGAGATCGCCGGGACCGTCGCCGAGGTCGGCTCCGAGGTCACCAAGCACGCCGTGGGCGACCGCGTGGGCGTTGGCTGCATGGTCGACTCCTGCCGCGAGTGCTCCGAGTGCACCGCCGGCCGGGAGCAGAACTGCCAGAAGGGCAACGTCGGCACCTACAACGCCATCGGCAAGGACGGGCGCCCCACCGAGGGCGGCTACAGCGAGAAGATCGTCGTCGACGAGGGCTTCGTGCTGCGGATCCCCGAGGGCGTCGACCTCGACGTCGCCGCGCCGCTGCTGTGCGCCGGCATCACGCTGTACTCCCCGCTGAGCTTCTGGAAGGCCGGCCCGGGCAAGCAGGTCGCCATCGTGGGCATGGGCGGCCTGGGCCACATGGGCGTGAAGATCGCGCACGCCATGGGCGCCGAGGTCACCGTGCTCTCCCAGTCGCTGAAGAAGCAGGAGGACGGCCTGCGCCTCGGGGCCGACCACTACGTCGCCACTGGTGACGAGGGTGCGCTCGAGTCCCTCAGGGGCACGTTCGACCTCATCATCACGACGATCTCCGCCGACGTCGACATCAAGCCCTACATCGCGGCGCTCAAGCCCGAGGGCGTGCTGTGCACCGTCGGCCTGCCGAGCAAGCCGTTCCAGGTGCCCGCCGGCGCGCTCATCATGGGGCGCAAGAGCCTGGCCGGGTCGAACATCGGCTCCATCGCCGAGACCCAGGAGATGCTCGACTTCTGCGCCGAGCACCACATCGGCGCCGAGGTCGAGGTCATCAGCGGTGACCAGATCGACGAGGCGTGGGAGCGCGTCGTGAACTCCGACGTCCGCTACCGCTTCGTCATCGACACGAAGACGCTGGCGCCCTCCGCCTGA
- a CDS encoding PP2C family protein-serine/threonine phosphatase, with protein sequence MRLRLHRAARWLDRRRRRLTRRLAARFRPRTMPRQAWLLLWLTALAVVVAVTGALAPQWAPTSAMVFVLLLGGFFLRMRTMVLLYLVAAAGAALTVSVPGEGGLSTRPGDLVLLAATAVLVAIFVRSRERLGVQGTLGDTMLVDLRDRLRSQGRVPPLPPQWHVETELRPAFGDAFSGDFVVATRTPGEQGDLLEVVLVDVSGKGQGAGTRALLLSGAFGGLLGAMPVEGFLPAANAYLLRQDWPEGFATAVHLAVDLGTGRFRVGCAGHPPPGTGGAGEPWRLLDDDGGPALGLVPDVDFPAVHGQLLPGQALYLCTDGMVELPGEDLSVGTETLLRLAAEAGRSGWREGAAVRLVDAAAVEESDDRALVLVWRSA encoded by the coding sequence ATGCGCCTGCGCCTCCACCGCGCCGCGCGCTGGTTGGACCGGCGCCGCCGACGTCTGACCCGCCGACTGGCCGCGCGCTTCCGACCCCGCACGATGCCGCGCCAGGCGTGGCTGCTGCTGTGGCTGACCGCGCTCGCCGTCGTCGTCGCCGTCACCGGCGCCCTCGCGCCGCAGTGGGCCCCGACCAGCGCCATGGTGTTCGTGCTGCTCCTGGGCGGGTTCTTCCTGCGGATGCGCACGATGGTGCTGCTGTACCTCGTGGCGGCCGCGGGGGCCGCGCTGACCGTGTCGGTGCCCGGGGAGGGCGGCCTGAGCACCCGCCCGGGAGACCTGGTGCTGCTCGCCGCGACCGCCGTGCTCGTGGCGATCTTCGTGCGCAGCCGCGAGCGCCTGGGCGTGCAGGGCACCCTGGGCGACACGATGCTCGTGGACCTGCGTGACAGGCTGCGCAGCCAGGGGCGGGTCCCGCCGCTGCCGCCCCAGTGGCACGTCGAGACGGAGCTGCGGCCGGCGTTCGGCGACGCGTTCAGCGGCGACTTCGTGGTGGCCACGCGCACCCCGGGCGAGCAGGGGGACCTGCTCGAGGTGGTGCTGGTGGACGTCTCCGGCAAGGGCCAGGGGGCGGGCACGCGCGCCCTGCTGCTGTCGGGGGCGTTCGGCGGGCTGCTGGGCGCGATGCCGGTGGAGGGCTTCCTGCCCGCCGCCAACGCCTACCTGCTCCGGCAGGACTGGCCGGAGGGCTTCGCCACGGCCGTGCACCTGGCGGTCGACCTCGGCACGGGGCGCTTCCGCGTGGGCTGCGCGGGACACCCGCCGCCGGGCACGGGCGGTGCCGGTGAGCCGTGGCGCCTCCTCGACGACGACGGCGGCCCGGCGCTCGGGCTGGTGCCCGACGTCGACTTCCCCGCGGTCCACGGGCAGCTGCTGCCGGGGCAGGCGCTGTACCTGTGCACGGACGGGATGGTGGAGCTGCCGGGGGAGGACCTGTCGGTGGGCACCGAGACGCTGCTGCGCCTGGCCGCGGAGGCCGGCCGGTCCGGGTGGCGCGAGGGCGCCGCGGTGCGCCTGGTGGACGCCGCGGCGGTGGAGGAGTCCGACGACAGGGCGCTCGTCCTGGTGTGGCGCAGCGCCTGA